ACTCTATTTTGCTAGCAATTAAGTGAGCCGGAACAATGGATTCAGGAAGATGTGAAATTAACACAAAAACTCTCCACCAGATAGAAGATTATTTCTCCAAATCAATCAGTTATTTTAATTATCCAACTGAAGACTTTAGACAAAAAATGTTTTCGGTAGAAGCAGAAAAATCAATTCTAAACATAAGGTGCTTGACACTCCCCGATTCCGAAGACTGGTGCTCTATCCAGTTGAGCTAACATCGTAGCAAAAACGTCAGACGCCCTATTTCTAAAACCAAATATTAAAACGATCGTTTTCGCTGACACGTTATTTCAGTCAAATACAATTGAGTTGGATTGGAATGATTCGAATCCAAAACAAAGAACACAAGATATTAATCAAATTTTGTTCGCAAATCTCGTCGTTTTCGCGTACACATCATTTCGGTTAGATGAGGCTAGTTTATTAGTAGTAAAACGAAACCATAACCAACCACACGAAATTTTATTAATACATCCTTACAATCAATTAAATATGAAAAAGAAAGAGGGCAAAATGCCCTCAATCAATATTCAGATGGTAGCAATAAGTTTCCATCAATAAGCCATAGAATAAAGTTCTCAAGCGGAAAATCAGTAAACGAGATTTCTTGTTTCACTTTCAGCGGCTCATTAGTATCTTCTTTCATGCTAAACAATTGCCGTTGCTCCCTTTTTTGATCTTTTAAGTTTCCACACTTGAAAAGGAATTGTTGCAATGTCGTCTTGTTCCTGGTATGAAGCAATGAAGTCAATTAGCCAACATGCCTGAGCACAATCAGCAAGATGCTTAGCACCATCCGTGTATGCGAAGTAATCTGTAAAATGTTTATAGTATGTTTCAGTTCCCGTAAAGTGCTGCAATTCCTCTAATAATATTTTATCGAATATTCCTTTTACACCCTTACACTGCCTACTCGATTGTGGCTTATACAACTACCAATAAAAGTGCGAAAGCCATACGATAGAGCGATGGTTGAGAATCGTAACGAAATGCAATGAAGTAAGGGTCACATACCAAGTGAACGAAGTGAGCAATCTGTTAGACAGCAATTTATTTCAAAAGTGGTATGATATTTAAACAAATTAAGCAAGAAGGTCTTCGATTAAGAAAGAACTATCATCCCGCAATCGTAGAAGACCTTGAACGTCTCGCCCAAGATGAGTATGCAATCCGAGTCATAGTGACACCCTATGCGATTAAGGAGAATGAATGCGGCTGTAGATCTGATGGATTAAAGTACACCTTGTATTCATCAATTAACGGCAAAAAGAGTATGTTGTCTTTGGCACATCAAATCAGTCATTTTGAAGTAGGGCATTTTAAAAGAACAACGCATTGTAAGATACGCACCTAAATAGAAGCAAATGTGTTTGCAGCAAGGCTTCTTGGCATGGGATTTTTTGGCTGTAGCTTCGCAAAAATTCTGATAGAAATCAAATTGGGATATGCTTTTGGCAAACACCTCGAAAAATACTCCCCACCAAATGTCGTGGAGTTGCTTCGTATCGGCAGTGAAGAGGTACGGGGCAATGGAAAAGAATACGATCCAAATGATTTAATCGCGTGAGGAAAAAAGATCGCCCAATAATTTGTTGCCCGCTTTTTTTCTTGCGCATAAACGGGCAATGAGCGACACTAAACTATAGGAAAAATAAAAAAATCCCACAAACAAAAAAGCCACAACTCGTTATGAGTCATGGCTTTGTGAATGAGGGCGCAGGGACTTGAACCCTGGACCTACGGATTAAAAGTCCGTTGCTCTACCAACTGAGCTACGCCCTCATTGTTCTTTTTGTATCTGGACAGGCCTGGATGACAAGTGTTCGGAACCACTTTGTATTTCAACAGGACCGTTTGATCGCTGAGTTAGGATAATAGCAACAAGCCCAATAAAATCACAACATTCCGAGCAAAAAAAATCATTGTAAATTCATATTTTCTCTACCCTTAGTCAAATTCCAATGACTTTGCGCCTAAATGAATTCATTCAACAGTCATGTCCCGAAAAAGTCTCTATTTCTTAGTGATTTGGGCATGCCAGGATTCCAGGAGCGTGAGAGTCTAATTATGAAGAATAGTCGTCCGTTGTGTACATTCCATCGATGTATCGCCATAGTTTTGAGTTAGGATTTTGTGGCTTCAGTGCTTCCGGTAATCGATGAGGGCGAACGTTGTCATAGCATTGGAGCATCGAAAAACGGTGGATCGCGGCGGGAATCCCGACCGACGTAAATACCGGATGCCCCGTTGAGGGGAACGGTCCGCCATGATTCATCGCGGGACTAACGGCGACTCCCGTTGGCATTTTATCGTTTAACAGTCGACCGACTTTTTGCCGTAAGACCGGAGCAATTTGGTCGTAAAGTGTGTCATCATTTCCGTCGGTATGGCTATAAATGCAGCCGGTGAGATTTCCCTCAAGGTATTCTGCGATTTCTGCTAACTCCTCGTCAGATTCAGCGATGACGAATAAGGCGCTGTTTCCAAATGCTTCTTCCTGTAATGAGGATGGGTTGGCAAGAAATTGGTTGCCGCTGACTTTTAACAGCGTATTCGCATAGGAGAAACCAGGACCATCCGATGCGGTGCCGCCGGTAATCAGGGTGGCACCTGCCGCCTCGATTGCCGCTATCCCCGCTTCAAGACCTGTTTGCCCTCCTTTGCTGAGTAATATTCCTGCGGGAGCTTCTTCAAATTTCTGGGTCACCTGTTGAATAAATGTGTCTGCGGAAGCGCCTGCTTTTAAAATCACCAGCCCCGGATTGGTACAGAACTGTCCGGTTCCCATCAGGCAGCTGCCTTTAAATTCTTCGGCGATGTCAGCGCTTCGTTCATTTAAGGCTTCAGGCAGCACAAACACAGGGTTAATACTCGACAATTCCAGATAGACGGGTTTGCCTGCTTTATCGGCTGCTGCTTTAATCGTCAATCCGGCACTACGACCGCCGGTATAGCCGATGGCTCCCATGAGAGGATGTGATACGAGTCGACAACCATCTTCATGACTGGTGCGATAGATGAGTTGAACGAACCCTGTCGGCATATTGGTCGCTTTTGCGGCTGTGTCAGCAGCTTCCGCAAAGATCTGCGTGGTACCAGGGTGAGAAGAATGTCCTTTGGCAATGACCGGGTTTCCTGCAGCGACCGCCGCAGCGAAGTCACCTCCTGCGATACTGTTAAAAGCGAAAGGGAAATTATTGGGACCAAAGACGGTGACTGGACCAATGGGGCCAAACAGGGAGCTGATACCGGTTGCGGTATCAATGGTTGGCATTGCCCACGAGCCTTCACGGGCATGAGTGGCGGCCTGTCTCAATTGATTGGTCGTGCGGGGGAGTTCGCCATCTCTCAAGCGGGGAGATTCAGGGTAGCCGGTTTCCAGATGCGCTGTTTCGACTAACGCTTCAGTCCGTTTTTCAATTTCCTCCGCGTAGGAATCGAGAAAGGCAGCAAAACGTTCTCCAGACCAACCTCGCATTTGTTTTGACGCATCAGAAGCGGCCTGAATCGCTGCTTCGATTTCATTCCAGGGGCTGACGGGATAGAGTGGTTCCAAAGTTTCCGCCGTTGCCGGATTGGTCGCCTGAAATGTATTTGATCCCGTTGAAGAAATCCATTGACCATTGATAAGAATTTGTTGTGTTGCCATGACGTATCCTTGTGAGCCTGCCAATAAGTTGGCAATTGGTTAAAATGTGTATTTGGGTAAGATTTATCATAGTCTGTTTAGAGAAGATTAACAGTGATGCAGCAATTTGATGTTGTTATTTTGGGAGCTGGCTTTGGGGGAAGTCTGACAGCATTGCTGCTGAATCAGATCGGTCTCAACGTGGCTTTGATTGACCGGGGAACGCACCCCCGTTTTTCCATTGGTGAATCTTCCACTCCCATAGCCGACTATCTGCTGGAATCGCTCTCCGAGAACTATGATCTTCCACAATTTCAGCCATTTTGCAAGTATGGGACCTGGCAGGAACGATATCCTCAATTGGCCTGTGGAATCAAACGTGGATTCAGTTATTTTGCTCACGAGCCAGAGCAGTTCTTTCGACAAAAATCGAACCACAGTAGCGAGTTGCTGGTGACAGCAAACCTGGATGAAGCATCAGCAGACACACACTGGTTTCGGGCCGATGTTGATCATTTTTTCGCGGAAGAAGTTCAAAAGTCGAGTGTCGTTTATCTGGATCAGACTGAAGTGGTTCTGGCTCAATCCGATGATTGGACAATCCAGGTAGAGAGAAGAGGGGAACGCTTCGATTTTCGAGCTCAATTTCTCATCGATGCGACGGGGGCGATGGGCGTGGTGCCTGAATTTTTAGGAGTGGAACGTCAAACAGAGTTTGAATCCTGTTCGACAGCGGTCTATGGGCATTTTGAAAACGTGATTCCCTGGTCAGAAATATTAGATCAATATGAATTTGATCGATCGGAATATCCTTTTGACTGCGATCAGGCGGCACTACATCACGTATTGAGTGAAGGGTGGATGTGGCAATTACGTTTTAATAATGATATTACGAGTGCCGGTTTTGTTTTAGATTCAGCTAGGAATGCTCGTTCAGCCAATGAACTGTGGCAGAATCTTTTGAGCCGCTATCCGTCAATTCAATCGCAATTCGAGGAGGCATCGATCGTTTCACCGAACTTCGGTCTCTGTTCAACAGGCAGGTTTCAGCGTGGTTGGAAGGAGTGTGCAGGTCCCAAATGGGCTCTGTTACCGAATACGGCAGGTTTTGTTGACCCGTTACATAGTACCGGGATTGCCCATACTTTGTGTGGGATCGAGCGTCTCGTTATGATTCTGGAACAGTGCTGGCGAAATAGTGATGAATTGTCTGTTGCCTTATCGCACTATTCACAGTCGATTCAAGCGGAGTTGAAATTAATTGATGCGTTGGTCGCCGGTTGTTATCGGACTTTGAAACATTTTGATCTATTTACGACGAGCACGTTGTTTTATTTTGCTGCTGCGACTAGCTTTGAACACCAACGATGTAACGAGCAAAAGAGACCACTGTTTCTATGCGCTGATGATGTTGGCTTGAGTAACATCATCAGCGGTTGGCTAAGTGAGGTCTCTAAGATAAATGACAAAAATGTGTCTGAACCCGATGAAATCAAACGCGCGATTCTAAACGCGGAAACAATGTTAAAACCCTGGAACCGAGTGGGTTTGTTTCACCCCGATGTCCCGAACATGTATTACTACACTGCGGCTCCCAAAACAGAGCCGCAGTGAGTAGAGTGAGAAAGCAATCTATTGGCCTTAGGTAATTATGGGCGAACGCTTCTGAGCCAGTTCTTCCATCATGCTCTGAATGTTGCTCGTAATCTCATCAGGACTTGTTGCGATTCCCGTCATCAAGGAAGCGTTCCAGAAGAGTTGACGGCCACATTGCTTGATAAAGGCGTGTTGATCTGTGTTGGAAGAGAGCGTGCAGAGACGCTTTATCAATTCTGCATCCGGATTAATTTCCAGAATCCGTTTTGTCGTCGGAAAATCTTTATTGTTCATACTCAACACTTTTTGTAGCTGAGAACTGATAGCGCCTTCCGGCATGACAAGACAACAGGGGCTGTCTGTCAAACGATCTGATTTTGTGATCGATTCGACATCGTCTTTGAGTTCTTCTTCGAATAACGAAAGGACTTTCTCGAATTCAGGAGAGACCGGCTCCTTATGCTCTTCTTTCTTTTCCGATGCCTCTTCTGATTCTACTTTCTCTTCACTTTCACCAGGAAGTTTTACCTCTGAAGAATCGATGGAAATAATATCGTGATCTTCAAATTTCGCCAGGTTTGAGAGTACGATCTCATCCATTGGATCTGCCAGATAGAAAACTTCGATTCCTTTCTTGCGGAAGATTTCAAGATTCGGGTTCTTGGCAATCGTATTGAAATCATGCCCGCCGAGATAATAAATTTGTTTTTGGTTTTCTTCAGCTCGCCCAAGATATGTTTCTAGTGAAACGAGTTCATTTTCAGAAGCTCCTTTAGAGGATGGGAAACGCAGAAGTTTGGCAATGGCATCACGGTTTTCAAAGTCAGTACCAATTCCTTCTCGAAGACTGCTGCCGAATTGACGATAGAATTCCAAATACTTTTCTTCATCGTCTTTGGCAATGGAGGCCAGATGTGAGAGTACTCGTTTCGTTAACACTTTTTGAATCTTGCGGAAGATGGTGTTATCCTGCAGCGATTCACGCGAGATGTTCAGTGGCAGGTCTGCCGAATCGACAATCCCATAAATGAATCGTAGATATTCAGGCAATAAATCTCTGTTGTCATTTTGAACCAGGATGCGTTTTGCACAGAGGCTGATGCCATGTTCGGTACGACCAAAGCCCATCAATTCGAGATTGGTTTGTGGACAATATAAGATGCTGTGAAATTGAAAGGGAGAGTCACTGCTCAGGTGCAGATGCCAGCGTGCCTGTTCTTCTCCGTTATGCGCCAAATACTGATAAAACCCGTCATATTGTTCTTGTGTGAGCTGTGTTTTCGGTTCCAGCCAGATGGGAGGCTGATCGTTGACAAGTTCATCGCCGAGTTTGATAGGATAGGGAACGAAAGTGGAATACTTTTTCAGGATAAATTTGAGGCGTGTGTCGCTTGTATATTCGTCGAGGTCTTTGCGTAAGTGCAATCGTATCGATGTACCACGTTCCAGTCCCTCTTGTGCTTCAATTGTGAATGCACCTGTGCCATCTGATTCCCATTTCCAGCCAGATTCTTCCTGGTAGCTGCGCGTCAAAACTTCAACTTTATCGGCGAGCATGAAGGCAGAATAAAATCCGACTCCAAATTTTCCAATGAGAGAAACTTCTTCTTTCTCATCACCGGCTGCATTTTTCAAAAAATCAAGCGAACCACTATGGGCAATGGTGCCAATGTTCTCGATTAATTCTGCATGTGTCATACCGACGCCATTGTCGGAGATTGCCAGAACTTTGTTTTCTTCATCCGGTTCGAGACGAATTTCCAGGTGTTGCTCTTCTTTTGCGGTTTCCTCTGTCAAAGAGAGGAATCGGAATTTATCCAATGCATCAGAGGCGTTGGATATGAGCTCTCGGATGGCGATTTCACGGTTTTGGTAAAGTGAGTGAGAGAGCAGATCTAATAGTTTTTTGATTTCTGCTTGAAACGTAAATTTTTCGGGTGTTTTTTGGTCCATGGTCTTTCTCTCAATTAATCAAGCCTGTGTCCAGATTTATTATAGTGCCTTCAGGGCAATTTGGATCTCGTATCATAGCTTTGAAGCCGTTACGGTCAAATTGGATGCGTTATAGAATTTTGATGTAAACTGGAATTTTCTCCGGCAAAAGAAGTAAATCCACTGATTGAGCCTCTATTGTCTTGTTTATAAAAAGTAGAGGATTTATTGTAAAGTGGCACAGCATCTTCGTATGGCGGCTCTGGTCTGAAAACCCTCTAAAAGACAATTGTAATCTGTAAGAGGTCGCTGTAATAATAAGATGTAACGGTGGCAGGTTCAGACTTGCCGGGTGTTCAGAGTAAAGTCTTTTTTAATGAAGCATTCAATCTAAATAGATAATCTGGAGATAGCGATCATGGAATTCTTCTCTCGTCGTGACTTTTTGAAAACTACCGCATTAGGGGGGACTTTGGCACTGGGGGCAGGTATGTCTGGTTCTGTATTTGCAGGCAAAAAGCCGGCTCGCCAGGCACAATATGGTCTGGTCACTTATCAATGGGCAAAAGATTGGGATCTGCCGACTCTGCTCAAAAACTGTAAAACAGCCAATGTATTGGGGGTAGAACTAAGAACGACACATGCACACGGTGTCGAGCGCACGCTGAACAAACAACAAAGAAAGGAAGTGGTTCAACAGTTTGCCGACAGTCCGGTTACATTAGTAGGCATTGGAAGTAATGAGCGATATGACAATCCCAATCCAGGTGTCCTCAAGAAAGCAATTGCAGACACGAAAGACTTCATCAAACTGAGTCACGATGTGGGAGGCACCGGTGTAAAAGTGAAACCGGATTCATTTCATAAAGGTGTCTCAAAGGAAAAGACCATTGAGCAGATTGGACGTTCTTTAAACCAGGTTGGAAAATATGGAGCTGACTGGGGGCAACAGATTCGTCTGGAAGTACATGGTAAATGTGCACATCTTCCGACAATTCGGAAGATATTAGACATTGCCGACCATCCTAATGTGGCGATTTGCTGGAATTGTAATAAGCAGGATCTGGAAGGCAAGGGGCTGGAGGAAAACTTTGCGCTAGTCAAAGACCGTCTGGGAGCGACAACGCATATTCACGATCTGATTCATTCCGACTATCCACACAAGCAATTTTTTGAGTTGATGGCTGGTGTAAACTACACAGGCTGGTTGATGCTTGAAGAAGGCAAACAACCTAAGAAAGAGACTGTTGCTGCCTTGGCAGAACAGCGAAAACTGTTCGATCAGATGTGGGCTCAGGCGCAAGACAGCTAATCACTGTCTGATGAGACTTGGATGAATTACGACGATGTGAAGTGATGATCACGGAGATTGAAAGTTTGAGTTTTTATTCAGACTTTGTTCTTTGATCGCAGCATACACTTCTTCCCGGTGTACGGTAACATCTTTGGGGGCTTCAATTCCAAGACGAACTTTGTCGTTTTTAATTTCGATCACCATCAGTGTGATCGAATCTCCAATGATGATTTTTTCATCTTTTTTTCGGCTGAGTACAAGCATCGCTATTCCTTGCGAACTAATAAATGGGGGAACATTTTGTTACAGTCTCTTTCTGTGAACAGGACGCGAAATCGCTATCCGTTGAAAGAGTTACACTTAAAACTTAGCGTATTGTTTTGGCGTTTCTGCTCTGATCTGAAAAAAATGGATAGGATTCGGCTAACCAATGCTTAAAAAGAAGTAGTTGTAACGATTGTATGAATTATGATCGTATCTTTTTCGGCAAGTCTGCACATGAGTTCTTCTACCTCTCAAGCCAGAGTGTTTGGTGAATCAGCCGATTAGAACTTGTCTCGAGTTATTATTAATGAGACAGAGGGCGCTATTTGACACACGCTTAATGATTTCGAAGGTCTTAGCGATTGGGAGCTCGCTCTTGAAGCTGTCTTAAATCCTGGATCTCTGTTTTAAAATCGATGATTCCGGTTGGATCCAGAAATCGGTCAATTCGAGAAGCTGTGTCTCTGCATAAGCTGGCAATTCGGGATTGTGCGGCTCTGTTGTTCTGTTTCTGAGCCGCTTCTATGGCAGACACTCGAACAACATTCAGCTTTTCCTGGAAAATTTGTTTGGGTGAGATTTCGCTTTCCAGTTTTCTGATGCCTGTATCGACTTTAGTCCATTCATTATTTCTGGCCCACTTGCGAATGCGCGCCATTTTCATAGAAAGAGAGGCAACCGCCTCTATCAGTTCGCCATTCAAAACTGCCAACTCTCCTTCCACGTTTAATCGAATCCTGTCATCGGGAACTTGGATCGAAACATCGCGGTCGATGCCGGGAATATAAGGTACATTGGCAACAAGTGCTTTGCCGCTACGAACGTAAAGCCAGACCAATGGTTGTTTTGGATCCGTTTGGAGTGTGATTTTTCCACTGCGATTTGTTAAATATTGTTCGGTTATATAATCCAAAGGTTTTGTAACTGGCTTTTTCGTTTGTTCTTTTTGTTTTTTGGCTGCGATTTGCCGCTGTCTCACCTCCTGAGGATTCAAAGGAGAGAGTTGTACCCTCATGCCTGCGTAAGATTGTGTGGATTTACCACGGGGAATCAAAGCGAGATTCGTTTGTGGATATTCTGGCTTCACTCGTATGGCAAGCGTTTCGACTCTTCGCCGACTTCCACTGAGAATTCCGCGCAGTCCTGAAGAAAGGGAGCAGGTTGCGTACTTGCGATTCATTTCTTCCAAAATGAGATAAGTCCAGGGAATAAACTGAATGTTTTTGACTTCTCGATTTCGATTTAAATATCGAAAGAAAGGTGTGAAATAGACGTCTTTCTCTGACATTCCTAATATGGGGTCTGGCGTCAAGTATTGACTCGCTTGTTCGCTCACTGTGACCTGATTTTCGATGACAGATTCAATTGAGACAACAGGTGAGAATACGTTGAGTAGCGAATGAAAAATCGTATCACTGAGAAAAGATTTTTCAAATGTGTTCTCAATTGAGACAGGCCCTAGTCTTTGCGAGAGAGAATCAAACTCTCTTCCGGAAATCTGATAGCCAATTCCCTTTGGTTCAATCGCAATCAGAAACAACTTATCAAAGGGAAAATCAGGATAACGATTCAAAATGGCAACTGGTTCTAAGCGTTGCAGGCCTTCACTTGAAGAAAGTGCCAGCCAGTTATTTTGATAGATTCCAATTGCAGTTTTTGAATTCGTTTGATCTGTAGCATTATTATTGAGTTTCCACTTTTCACCCACCGATCGTTCTATGATCTGTGCTAATTGGCTTTGGATTCGCAGGCGATCAGAAGACGTCAGGTTTGCTTTTGGTTCATAGGAAATATCAATTCTGACTCGATATGGTCTGAGGCTGATATGCTGGGGCTCAATTGATTGGGGTGATGCCTTTTCTATTTGTGCAAAAGTATTCCAGTTCGGGAAGAGAGCGAATCCCCAACAGAAAAATATACACTGAATCAATTTTGCACGATCAGATGAAAACATGAGTTTACCAAAACGAAATCGATTTTTAATCTAAGTCAAAACTATTTTTGTGTGAATGCATCTACATTTGGAAAAACAGGGGTTACAACCCACTGTTCTACATTGTCGTAAAAATTAAGAGGACGATCTGCATAACCCTTTATGTTCGTCCGAAATACATGAAACTGGTCGATTTCCCATAATGGGACAATATGAGCCATTGAATATAATTGCAGCTGCAACCTTTTGATGAGTGCCGTGGCCGTTTCCCAGTCGGTTGCTTCATCCAGTTCGATCAATTTTAATCTCAGCCAGTCAGGAAAAATTTCGAGAGAGTCAATTTGGGCTCCCTTTCCTACGGTGAGAAATGGCCAGAGCTCCATAACTGGTTCTGTCATGGTGACAGTTCGATAGGCGATGTCCCAATTCAAACTTTTCTTCTCAGCTTCAACTGGTGTATTGGGAATGAGTGTGACTCTCACACCAATTTGTGACCAGGCGTTGATTAATTCCTTCGCTGCTTCCTGCGCTTCCGGATTCGGATCACAGAGCATATGCAGTGTTGGGATATTTCCTCCCAGTTTCTTTTGGGATGCGACAGCCAACGCAACTGCTAAAGGAAAATTATACTCACGTTGAGGAACTTGCTGGTTATAAGCTTGTAGCCCTGTGTAATAAGGAGCGGTGATCAAGCGACCGTTCAAGAGTTGAGATTGATGCAACAGGGTGTCCGTCAAAATTTTCCTGCGATTGATTGCATAGGCGAGTGCTCTGCGTAGCTCAATGATTTTGAGTGGCTTACTTTCCGGGTTGAATTGCAAAACATGTGATAAAGGGATTGCACTCTGGACGACGTTAAATTCTTCCTGTTCTTGAAAATAAGAGACCAGTTTAGCTGGAAGAAACGGGAGTACAGACACTTCTCCCAGTAATAACGCCTGAAATGACTTTTCAAAATTAGGATAGCGAATTTCATTGATCTGAGCCACATTATAATCGCGTAATCCGGTTGGCTCAGGAACAGCACGAACATAACGTACCTGGTTCGGTGTTTGTTCATCTACGATAAAACGATTAGAAACAAAGATCTCAGGTTGCTTGGGGTTGCGTGCATTTTCTGAATTGATATCGGTTGATACTGTCTCCCAGAGTGGTTTGGCTTCTATGGGAAGCGTTAATAACCTTTCTGTCCGTAAAGGGACTCGATCAAAAAAGATACTAAAGGTAAAGGGACTGGTCGCTGTGATTGATTGAACATAGCTGTCGAATCGTTCGTCATATTGACTGTTTCCCGGGGTGATTTTCTTTCGGAGGAACTCAGTGATATCAGCAGCCATCATGGTGGGATGCGATTCCCAGGATGCATACGATTGTCTCAAAATAAAGTCCGCACGGCGCCCCAGATCTGTCGGATCCCACTGTTCAAAGAATCGACTTTGATATTGTGGAGTTTGATTGATACGAGCGACTTCAAATAAGGGGATTTGTGTTAACTTCCGATGTCGGCGCGTCGAGTTTCGTTCCAGAAAGAACGGCGTTTTATCGAAAGCTGTCTCGAGAACGCCGACATTGATGACGGGATAACGGTTATGGTAACGTAATAGCGATTCACGCAAGCGAGGATTGATTGGCCAGACAATGGAAGCATCCATCGCCGATTGAATCGCACTTTGATAATCGTTCTGTTTTGCTTGCTGATCCGCATTGTTCAGAATTGTATTCGAGCGGGCCAGTAAGGATTCCTCCCAGGTCGCAATAACTTTTTGCCGGGGAAACATGCTTCCCAGTCGTTTCAAAAAAAAGTGGGCTTTCCGGAAATGCTCTTCCTTTACCGATTGCTTGATCAAAACGTCAATCACTTCACCGGCGAGCTGACTTAAGCCGGGGTATTCAGGTGACCGACGATGCAGATCTTCAATAAACGCGATTGCGATTTCAAATTGTTTTAGTTTTTGCTTATCTTTTGCTTCCAGGAAAAGTAGTCTTTGTTGTCGTTGGTTAAACCCAGGCCAGTCGCGATGTTTTCGGTCCAGAACTAAAAGTAATTCAAATGCCAGACGTAATTGGTTGGATTTTAGTAATTCATCAATTCGCATTAAGATTTGATCTTCATGATGAACGACCTGTTTAACACTTTTTCTCTGGATTTGATACTCAGGGTTTTCTTTCTCATCAACCAGTGTCAATTGGATGAAATTGAATGCGGCTCGCATTTTTCGTTGCTCATCAATTTCTGCTTTGCTTTTGGGTTTGGGCCAGCTATAGCTTTCTTTGAGTGCTAAATCGAGTTGTTGCAGAGTATTAGGACGCGGGTAGATCGGTTCTACGATGAGAACACGATCGTTTTCCAAGACGACCCAGTCTACAGGTGGTTTTTTCAACAGATCATTCATAGAAGGAACTTGCATTTCTTCTATTTTAGGTAAAAGTGTAACTTCCTCTTCTTCGGTTTGTGTTGAATCTGTTTTAGTAGGATCAGACTTTGTCGGTTTGTCTGACTGATTCTCTTTTTGGGCCAAAACTGAAGTTGATCCCGACAAAACGAGAACCAATACCAGAATACTAAAACAGAGACTTCTGTTTGTTAGATTACTCATAGCGAAGCCTGTCCTTTCTGCTGCAGGACCTGGTCGATCCGATAAAGGCTTCCATCCACAGTTGGTACCAGCATTATCTGATCCAGATTCACAGTGGCTCCACTCGTGGGGAGTGGGGTGTTAAATTCTGTTTGAATTTTTCCAGTTTTGGCTTCGACTGTGATTAATGTGCCGTTGCGCAGCGTTAGTAAGATTTG
The Gimesia aquarii DNA segment above includes these coding regions:
- a CDS encoding aldehyde dehydrogenase (NADP(+)) codes for the protein MATQQILINGQWISSTGSNTFQATNPATAETLEPLYPVSPWNEIEAAIQAASDASKQMRGWSGERFAAFLDSYAEEIEKRTEALVETAHLETGYPESPRLRDGELPRTTNQLRQAATHAREGSWAMPTIDTATGISSLFGPIGPVTVFGPNNFPFAFNSIAGGDFAAAVAAGNPVIAKGHSSHPGTTQIFAEAADTAAKATNMPTGFVQLIYRTSHEDGCRLVSHPLMGAIGYTGGRSAGLTIKAAADKAGKPVYLELSSINPVFVLPEALNERSADIAEEFKGSCLMGTGQFCTNPGLVILKAGASADTFIQQVTQKFEEAPAGILLSKGGQTGLEAGIAAIEAAGATLITGGTASDGPGFSYANTLLKVSGNQFLANPSSLQEEAFGNSALFVIAESDEELAEIAEYLEGNLTGCIYSHTDGNDDTLYDQIAPVLRQKVGRLLNDKMPTGVAVSPAMNHGGPFPSTGHPVFTSVGIPAAIHRFSMLQCYDNVRPHRLPEALKPQNPNSKLWRYIDGMYTTDDYSS
- a CDS encoding NAD(P)/FAD-dependent oxidoreductase translates to MQQFDVVILGAGFGGSLTALLLNQIGLNVALIDRGTHPRFSIGESSTPIADYLLESLSENYDLPQFQPFCKYGTWQERYPQLACGIKRGFSYFAHEPEQFFRQKSNHSSELLVTANLDEASADTHWFRADVDHFFAEEVQKSSVVYLDQTEVVLAQSDDWTIQVERRGERFDFRAQFLIDATGAMGVVPEFLGVERQTEFESCSTAVYGHFENVIPWSEILDQYEFDRSEYPFDCDQAALHHVLSEGWMWQLRFNNDITSAGFVLDSARNARSANELWQNLLSRYPSIQSQFEEASIVSPNFGLCSTGRFQRGWKECAGPKWALLPNTAGFVDPLHSTGIAHTLCGIERLVMILEQCWRNSDELSVALSHYSQSIQAELKLIDALVAGCYRTLKHFDLFTTSTLFYFAAATSFEHQRCNEQKRPLFLCADDVGLSNIISGWLSEVSKINDKNVSEPDEIKRAILNAETMLKPWNRVGLFHPDVPNMYYYTAAPKTEPQ
- the htpG gene encoding molecular chaperone HtpG; translation: MDQKTPEKFTFQAEIKKLLDLLSHSLYQNREIAIRELISNASDALDKFRFLSLTEETAKEEQHLEIRLEPDEENKVLAISDNGVGMTHAELIENIGTIAHSGSLDFLKNAAGDEKEEVSLIGKFGVGFYSAFMLADKVEVLTRSYQEESGWKWESDGTGAFTIEAQEGLERGTSIRLHLRKDLDEYTSDTRLKFILKKYSTFVPYPIKLGDELVNDQPPIWLEPKTQLTQEQYDGFYQYLAHNGEEQARWHLHLSSDSPFQFHSILYCPQTNLELMGFGRTEHGISLCAKRILVQNDNRDLLPEYLRFIYGIVDSADLPLNISRESLQDNTIFRKIQKVLTKRVLSHLASIAKDDEEKYLEFYRQFGSSLREGIGTDFENRDAIAKLLRFPSSKGASENELVSLETYLGRAEENQKQIYYLGGHDFNTIAKNPNLEIFRKKGIEVFYLADPMDEIVLSNLAKFEDHDIISIDSSEVKLPGESEEKVESEEASEKKEEHKEPVSPEFEKVLSLFEEELKDDVESITKSDRLTDSPCCLVMPEGAISSQLQKVLSMNNKDFPTTKRILEINPDAELIKRLCTLSSNTDQHAFIKQCGRQLFWNASLMTGIATSPDEITSNIQSMMEELAQKRSPIIT
- a CDS encoding TIM barrel protein; protein product: MEFFSRRDFLKTTALGGTLALGAGMSGSVFAGKKPARQAQYGLVTYQWAKDWDLPTLLKNCKTANVLGVELRTTHAHGVERTLNKQQRKEVVQQFADSPVTLVGIGSNERYDNPNPGVLKKAIADTKDFIKLSHDVGGTGVKVKPDSFHKGVSKEKTIEQIGRSLNQVGKYGADWGQQIRLEVHGKCAHLPTIRKILDIADHPNVAICWNCNKQDLEGKGLEENFALVKDRLGATTHIHDLIHSDYPHKQFFELMAGVNYTGWLMLEEGKQPKKETVAALAEQRKLFDQMWAQAQDS
- the csrA gene encoding carbon storage regulator CsrA, producing MLVLSRKKDEKIIIGDSITLMVIEIKNDKVRLGIEAPKDVTVHREEVYAAIKEQSLNKNSNFQSP